The Euphorbia lathyris chromosome 4, ddEupLath1.1, whole genome shotgun sequence genomic interval GTTAGTTTaaactttatatttttagaaaaaaaaatcaaactttattttatttcaataaaattattaaaattttatttttattttaataaaattatttttgtcaTTTCAAACTGAAAAAATCATCTTAATAGCCACGTAATACCTatattgaaaataattgatttttaagtatatgtcaaataataaaaacaaaattattatttaattaattcaaCTTCATCAAATTATGTAAATGCAGAGTTTTTAAAACTCATATCTTTAAATATCTGTTTACATATTTAGAtctattattataatatttctTACTAAACTAGACACCTATATAATAAACATGACAGAATTATctttaatatacatatatatatatatatatatatatatatatatatatatatatatatatatattaacacTTAACATCACTTATATCTCATTTCTCATCATTTGTAATCCAACTTCAATTTCATATTAGATTCAAGATGTTataatgaatttaaatatgtaATTCGAACTCTCATTAGGTCAATTTTGTAAATAACTCcgcaatttatatataaattcttTTGGGATATGGTGTAAAAATACACCTAACATTTACaactatgagcaattttactcttaacgtctaaaatagtgcaattttatcctaatgttggcagccaaaagaaatttttatccaaaacattgtcaaattgggtcaatttcagacattattataaaacacaaatattttgttccttattctgcaccaattgcatatcagttcgtctaaaaaaaaatcatatttttttataatttaataatagaattggaggttaatatttatcaattcgacgaaatattttgatttttttgtccaactcgtaaaataggcagtatattttttaattttttttatttctaattatatgtttatgatctatcactaataaatgataaaatgactcacatgtaaaatatagatgacaagattcatgatcgagaatagagtttgatgaattatttctaaaattgacaACATTAGGAGTAAGATTGTTCTTAGTTGctaacgttaggagtaaaattgcactattttaaatgttgaaggtaaaattacttctgacgGTAAATGTctggggtatttttacactttctcctaattcttttatatattttatattacgagtattttggaaaagtttaTTATAAAAATGCCTAATTTGACAAGAGTTTTTATTGTAATGAGTTAAATGCGTAACCTAACCTGTCTTATGCTAACCTAACCTGTTTATATAGTGTTCATTTAAAACTACTTATGCTAACCTAACCTGTTTATATAGTGTTCATTTAAAACTACTGGATCCGACCCAAACTATGAGACGGCTCTTGCGGGGAATTCACTTCACGATCTGCGCTACGGTTCAGTTTCCTCAAACTCATCTTCCCTACAACAATGGCGTTCCTCTGTATAAGGTCAGTCTCACTCATTCCAGGTTCCTTTTCACCTCCAATTCTCTCCCACCTCCCGAATGGATAGATCCCTTAATTGACCTATCCGATGTAATTTCAAAAACTCATCAAAATGCCAAGCCTTCTCCTTGGGTTCCCCAAATTCTTAATCTCTTGGATGGCTCTTCAATCATGGAGTCGAATTTGGATTCCTATTGCCACAAGTTCTTAATCAAGTTGTCACCTAATTTTGTTTCATATATTTTGAGATCAACCGAGGTGCAGAGAAAACCTGATATTGCTTCGAGGTTCTTCACTTGGGCTGGTAAGCAAAAGAAGTATAATCATACTCTTGAATGTTATGTTTCTTTGATTGATGTTTTGTCTGTAAATGGTGATTTTGACAGAGTTAAGTCTGTGTTTGGTCAATTTAGAGAATTGGGATTTCTAATGAATCTTTGGTCTTCGAATTCGTTGATTAAGAGCTTTGGGAATTTGGGGATGATTGAGGAGTTGTTATGGGTGTGGCGGAGAATGAAGGAAAATGAGATTGAACCAAGTTTGTTTACTTATAACTTTCTGCTTAATGGTCTAGTTAATTCCAAGTTTATTGAATCTGCTGAAAGAGTTTTTGAGGTTATGGAGAGTGGAAAAGTTGGGCCTGATGTTGTTACATATAATACAATGATGAAAGGATATTGTGAGATGGGGAAAACTCAGAAAGCATTTGAGAAATTAAGAGCTATGGAGTCACGAAATGTGGCACCTGATAAGATTACTTATATGACTTTGATTCAGACTTGTTATGCTGAGGGAGATTTTGATTCGTGTTTAAGCTTATATCACGAGATGGATGAGACGGGCTTGGAAATCCCGCCTCATGTCTTTAGTTTAGTAATTGGAGGGCTTTGTAAACAGGGGAAGCGTGTGGAAGGATATACTGTTTTCGAGAATATGATTGAGAAGGGAATGAAACCAAATGTGGCAATATATACTGCGTTGATTGACTCGAATGCAAAATGTGGTAACATGGGAGAGGCAATGTTGCTTTTCGAGAGGATGAAAAGGGAAGGGCTTGAACCGGATGAAGTTACTTATGGTGTCATTATTAATGGCTTGTGCAAAAGTGGGAGAACGGATGAGGCTATGGAGTATCTGGAGTTTTGCAGAGGCAATGGAGTTGCTGTTAATGCCATGTTTTATTCTAGTCTCATTGATGGTTTAGGCAAGTCTGGGAGAGTCGACGAAGCTGAAAAACTTTTTGATGAAATGGTCAAGAGAGAATGCTCACCGGATTCATATTGTTACAATGCCCTTATTGATGCCCTTGCTAAGAGCGGAAAGATTGATGAAGCGTTAATGGTCTTTGAAAGAATGGAGGTTGAAGGCTGTGATCAGACCGTTTATACGTACACGATACTGATAAGTGGATTGTTCAGAGAACACAGGAACGAAGAGGCGTTAAAGGTGTGGGATGCAATGATTGATAAGGGAATTACGCCAACTGTTGCTGCTTTCAGGGCGTTATCGACTGGGCTTTGTCTATCCGGAAAGGTGGCTAGGGCTTGTAAGGTTTTGGATGAGATGGCACCCATGGGTGTTATTCCTGAGAATGCTTTTGATGATATGCTCAATGTTTTGTGCAAAGCAGGTAGATTCAAGGAGGCCTGCAAGTTGGCTGATGGAATTGTTGATAGGGGCAGAGAAATACCGGGAAGAGTTCGTACTGTTCTTATTAATGCCCTGAGGAAAGCAGGCAATGCAGACTTAGCTATAAAGTTGATGCACAGCAAGATCGGCATTGGTTATGACAGAATGGGTAGCGTCAAGAGGCGAGTCAAGTTTCGAAACCTTGTGGAAAGTTGATTTTTCAGACAAATCTTAGACTTGATTCTGGATTCTACCGGACTAATAAACTTCCTGCATCAAATATCTATTCGTTTGGTGTGGGCAAATCCGTTGAGAAGTATGTCCAAGCCTATGACATCTGTCCAAGGTATAAGGCTTCCACTCTAGGCCAGAGGTTGTCATTTCTACAGCTGTCTCATACATGTTGACTATGAGAGAAATCTGTGATAGGGTGTTGTGTTGATTTAGTTGAAGCAGGAAAGTTTGCAGTGATGGAAGTGATGGGAGTTCAATGGTAAACATTTCTCtctactgtttttttttttaattaattacaatCTGTGAACATCTTGAAGAATTTATTAATTCAATTTCAAATCTTTGTCTTTTAATATCAGGGAAAGAAAAGGAGCCTGCAAGGGACGCCAAGTACTCACTACAAAAAATTAGCCCTATACCAACAGTGTTATATATGCATTTACAGAAAGCGTCCCTGTCACTACCGAAGCTAGGTCTTACAATGGAGGGTATGGATTCTTATTgatttacttaattttttttttgtgtgcccTCTTTTTCGATTATGTTATTTCCGATTATTCTCAGATCGTGGTTGTGTTTCATTGGAATTAGGTTCATCCTGAAGGACAATTATTAATTCTTATCGTGGTTGTGTTTCATGGGGATTTTGAAATCGCCATTTGAGTAGCTTAAGCTCATTGCTAATTGGATCTTATTCTGAATTTGTTAAAAGTCGTTAGTGAAATTGATGTTGAAGAAAGAGATCATAGGGATGAGAGAGCCTAAAGAGGAGGACAGAGTGAAAAGTCCTACGCTTCCTGGGCTTCATGTTAATGATACCGAGAAAGGGGGGCCAAGGGAACCTCCAAGGAACAAGATGGCTCTCTATGAACAACTTATATCCCTTCAGATGGCTCTCTATGAACAACTTATATCCCTTCTTAAAGGCTTGGCTCTGGATCAGTATTCATGATGCCTCTTCCTAATGAAACCTCATTGGCCTCTTCCATGTAGAGTttgattattaattttttcttttttatttagatttttGGCATATAGGCGATGAATTTAGATTGATTTCTCTATTAGTAAGTACGAAGAAGTATATATAATGCATACATGTGTTTGTTATTCtgttttgtttattttgttaGCAACATTGTATCTGGACTATATTTGCTTGTTGAATCTCATATTAGTGCTAGTTGCTAGCGAACTATAAGTGTATCGACATTTAGCTCTATATTGCCGAGAGACTAATGGAAGCCGATGTTTTCACATTAGTGCTAGTTGCTAGTGAACTCTTTTAATGATTGGAGACATGAACTATGTCTGCTTTTAGTAGCATGGCTTCTAACCTTCTAATCGACATGGCTAATCCATTTGGTCACTTTGATATAGATGGTAGTTGTTAAGACATATTTCATTTATTCAGTGTGTCAATTACGGGCTAATTTCCTTGTTTTTCGTTTCCCTCTGTTAATTCCCCTGAAAAAGAAAACACTCGCTATTTCCTTTCTTCTCCAATAGGTTTTAATTTGATTCTGACTTGATAGATTAAGCCGGTTATGGTTAATCGAACTTGATAGATTAAGCCATTTTATTGAGATTGTGCTTGATTAAAACATGTTATTATATTAAAGGGTACGAGCGAGACTTTGGAAGAGGAATTGAGTTTATTAATTAGGCTACTTAATGATTATACAGCACACATCCATGATATATCAAATGTTATCTCCTTTTCTAGATTTGATCCCATTAATGATTTGGCTTGCAAGCCTGATCTTGTTGATCTTACTGCTTGTAGTTCTTGTGTAGCAGCTGGATTTAAAGTTCAATCCCTGTTGATGTTGAAGGACGGTAATAAATCTCATGCTACGGATTGTTTTTATTATACAGTTTTCTATGCTGCTGGTTTTGTTAATGATTTTGGCCCTGAAAGTAATGGGGCTGTCACATGTATATTTGGGTTAGATTTGAATTCTGATTTGGGTTCAAATAGTAAAGGTCATTCTGCTAGGGTTTTTGGTTTTACTGGTGCTGGTGTTGCAGTTATAGTTATGTCTAGTTTGTTAGGTTTGTATTACTGGTATGATAAGAAatggaagaagagaaagagttCTGCTTCTGCTTCTTTTTCACCCTTTGATTTGGAGGAACAAGGGTCTAGGCCAAAACTGAGGCCGAATACCGGGTCAATTTGGTTCAAGATTCATGATCTTGAGAAAGCAACAGATAATTTCTCAAACAAGAATTTCATTGGGAGAGGAGGGTTTGGTTTTGTTTATAAGGGGGTTTTATCTGATGGGACAGTTGTTGCTGTTAAGAGGGTTATAGAGCCTGATTTTCAAGGAGATGCAGAGTTTCGGAACGAGGTTGAGATTATTAGCAATTTGAAGCACCGGAATCTGGTGCCACTTAGAGGGTGTtgtgtagttgatgaaggagaGGATTATAATGAGAATGAGATCCAAAGGTATCTAGTTTATGATTACATGCCTAATGGGAATCTTGATGATCATTTGTTTCCGTCTTCTGATAATCGAATCGAAATGAACCTATTAACTTGGCCTCAGAGGAAGAACATAATTTTAGATGTCGCAAAGGGATTAGCTTATTTGCATTATGGGGTGAAGCCTGCAATATATCATAGAGATATTAAAGCCACAAATATATTGCTAGATGCTGATATGAGAGCAAGAGTTGCTGATTTCGGGTTGGCAAAGCAGAGTAGGGAAGGGCAATCTCACCTCACCACAAGAGTTGCTGGAACTCATGGCTACTTAGCTCCCGAATACGCACTTTATGGGCAGCTAACTGAGAGGAGTGATGTTTATAGCTTTGGTATAGTTGTGCTGGAGATAATGTGCGGGAGAAAAGCTCTTGATTTGTCATCATCTGGTTCCCCGTATTCTTTTCTGATTACAGACTGGGTTTGGTCATTGGCGAAATCCGGGAAAACGGAAGCAGCTTTGGACCCTTTTTTGTTGCAAGTTGGGGATTCTTCAACATCAAATCCGAAGGCTATAATGGAGAGATTTGTGCTTGTTGGGATTTTATGTGCTCATGTGATGGTGGCTTTAAGGCCTACTATACTCGAAGCTCTTGGAAGGAGATACTGAAGTTCCAGCTATTCCTGATCGCCCGATTCCTCTTAGCCATCCATCCTCTTTTGGTGATGGAAGTACCTTCACCATCTCACCAGCCCTGAGTTGTCCGCAGTTGCATAGTGGAGAAATGCTCAGGTAAGTAAGAAGTTCGTCAATCTTTTGTTAAATGGATGTACACGAATCGAATGTTGTTTATATGAGATCTATTACTTCAGTTGATTCAAGAGAATGTTTGGTAGCAAAAACTGATCTGATATTAGAATTCTTGAGCAAATGAACTCATACCAGTTAGCATTCGGATGCTTCTCTTAGAACCTCAAGTTAAGAGTGCAAGAATTCGAACTTACCATTTTCGATGCAATATGTAATTAAACGCTTTATATTCTGGTGCATTAAAAGGAGCCTATACAAACACACAATGATGAGGACAAAGTTTTGACATCTAGGAGACGGACAGAAACAAAACTCTTGAACCAACAACCACCTGGTGATTGAGAATTTCTTAGTATtagtattttttgttttttttatcttagcTTATGTCTTGTTAGTTAATTATAGGACCAGATATAAGGGAAACAAATACAATAGGAAAATTACTATATCAAGAGTTTTCTAATTGTCTTCTCTCTATACTTTCTGTTGTATGTGTCTAAAAACAAGGAGCTTGATGGCAtgcattttttgtttttcagggATTTTTAAGCACTCGAAACAGTTCCATAATACGACTAGTGTTTTACCTACTGAAGTACAGCTATTTTGACTTACCCAAAATAGCAACCAAATCCTGATAGGTCTGCACATGGGCACAAATATTAGGAGTTATAACAAACTGGGTAGGATCAAAACAATGGGATAATACATGATCAGGAAGAGAAAGAGAGGTGAGTTTTGCTTGATAATCTTCAAGGCAAGAAACAGAAGTGGGTAAATCAGGGAGCTGAAACAGAGAAGTTTTCCTGAGATGCTTGGCAAGTTGTACACCAAAGAGGGAAAGAAGAGTCCTGCAACAAGGGTCTAAATTGGTGATGTCGTTTTGAGATTTAGAGGAATCGTTTGAAGAAGGTtgatagtttttattatttctacCAGCCATAACATCCATTTAACTCCTCCAACTAAAGCTTATACCTTAATCTATTAAAATTATTGAACAAAtttttgaattatatataaaaattatcaatAGAATCTTCGTcttatctaaaaaaaaaaactatgactATTTGATACAAACTGTAATAATctttcaaccgaatgattttttGTGAAGCATTAATTGAGATTTGATTTCAATAGTTTAAAAGATATTGAATTGGTTAACCTCCTGGTTTCCAACTACGGGATTTTCAGATTCTAAACTTATTGATCTTTCTGAGGTGCTTTCACTAGAACCTAACAGCTTAGATATTGAACCGGTTAGATTTCCAGCCACCTTTactaaaacaaataaatttgtGTACTAGGGGATTAAGTTTAGGAGAGCGTTAACATATTGGACTATCAAACTTAAAGTAATATATTAACCTCAATTCAATCGGTAAAGCTACTGTTCAAAACGATTCAAATAATAACGCGCAAACtaatgttttttctttttaataaacaAACTAACGTTTTGATCTCTTTGAGTGAAACATCCTAGAAACAAAGAAATACAAGtctactaaaaataaaaaattcaaccTAGAATGGTAAATTGGTAAACAATGaatataacatataaattattatcAAATTCAGGATTTCAATGCACATTGGGACATGTGTATTATAGACTGAGAAATATGAAATCATAACACACATATTCAAATATGAATTTGGGATCTTCAATGTGATATGGAAGCTCTTCTTGACGAAGTAGCTTTTTTTAGATTGTCTTTTTGGGGTACTGATTCGAAAGCTTTCATTTTGAACTGAGCACACAACAAATGCATTTTGAGTTGCGCAAGGGCCTTATCCCTATCTGTCAATTAACGAGCCACAGCCTCCACACGGATTTCCCCTGGGTTAAACTATAAGACTGAAGGAGCCTTTCTTCCGTAGACGGTTTCGTATGGAGTAGAGCGAGTTGATATAAGAAAGGAAGTATTATACCAGTATTCACTctaaatttgcttaaagtaacCTATAGACttcttaaacttgtttaaaaagatcggttgataactttttttaacttACTTAAAATAATGTGGCAAATATTCACTTGCTTGCCACTTAAAAGAGTTAATCATAAGcattttaaaagtttaagggGTCAAATTGAATCTTTACGGGTTTTGCGTTTCTTGAGCCGGGGTGCCAATCTAGTTGGGATGTCAGGTTTCAGGTCTCTGCATCGTCCCAATTTTTATCGGAAAAGTTTAAGGGGTCATAAACTTTCTCAAACAAGTTCAAATttcatttaaaatttaatttgaagATAATTCCAAACACTAATACCATATTATAGGCATCATACAATAGTAtctcataaaataaaaaataatcaagCTTTGAATTGCGGAACAAGTTCTTGTTAATGATTATTATCAATTGATGAGTCCAAATTAAGCTGCTGAACCAAGGAAGAATTTACTGCCGGATGATGAATTCTGACATGGTAATCTCCATGGGATAGAGAAGCTTCAAAGAAGCCATTTGAATCAGTTGATCTAAACAGCTCCTTAACACCTCtccattgattcaaaagctTATCAACAACAACCCCAGTTGGGAGAttcttaaaattattatcaGTCAAACACATTTTGTAACACCAATCCCCTCCCAAATTTAGTCTTCGGGGGTAAAACTTTCCCTACCCCATCCACACACCCAAAAATTTCGGTTTTTCCCGGCTCCGTCGGTTCGGATCCCCACGGTTTTCGGGGAATCCCCGCCCCATTACCACCCCTAGATTTGAGTCGATCGGTTTGGTCTAGGTCTGGTAACTATGCTTAAATTGTTACAGATTGGTTTCGGACGAGCTGATTTTAATCCTAAATCAACAAAGAAAGTTCTTTTCTAGTTAACTAGAAAGAGTTAATTCCGGATTTTACGGACTAAACCACAGGAAATCATAGATCCTCCATAGTTGAAGGTTGAAACCTTAACAAAACTTCACAAAGAAGAATATATTAATTTGGATTCATTAAAAGTTGAATATCCTCACAAAGAGGGAGGTTTATATAGCTCTCTCAAATTAAAAGACAAAAGACAAAAGACTAAAATACCTAGCTAGGATTACAAATAATAGAGAGTGATAGGGGTAGAATGGACAGGGAGAAAACAAATGACATTTATGTTATTAACCCTAAATGGCAAAACAGTAGATACatgagtggcaaaacagtaattttCAGAGTGGTAAAAAATTGGTAGAAATGTCCCACGATATTTTTTGGTGCAGGAAACACTCCACATAACGTGTGAGTGAACCCATAAGGCATGTGGCGGAGCTTCTGCCTCCATGCGCGAATTCCCTCGTCCTAACTCCTCGTGGCAACTTTCCTCGGGCTAGACCCCACTCCATACGGCGTGTGGGATAGGTGGAACGCTGTGTGGGGCTATTTTGTCAATTTTTCATCGCGTGCTCGCCCGTGCTTCGTTCCTCCTTCGACTCCCTTCGCCCGGACTCGAACCCCTTGACAGAGATGCTCCGCATCATTCACTCTCTCTTGAAAAGAACTTGACCTCAAGTTACTCGTTACATATGGAAGAACCTTGTTAGTCTTGAGTGGATTCCAAGCTCTCAAATCAAACTAATGCGTCATTCGAAATGAATTCAAGAAGCCCATTCCATATATCTCCGGATCCCTTTCTTCAAACGAACTTTCCCCCAAATTTCAACTTGTGTCTTCCCCCGATTCTCATTTCCTGTGACACTCACCTCCCAAGCTCCGCCAGCATCAAATGCTATGTCTCGGAaaagcttgtcaaaccacttcctAACAATTGTTTGGATGCTCTTCAAAATCCCCACATTCTATCGAACGGACCACCCTCGTGTCCTCTCGGTCTCCACATCACTAACTTGGGAAGTCGCCACATCCTTCTTTCTCTCATAGCCAACCTCAAATTGAATGTCCCGGTGACACATGTCAACCCAATTAGGAGCGATCCCATGAGCATTCTTCAAAACCCTAACATGACATTGAGTTGAATATGCCCGGACTTCTCTATCACTCACTCCACTAACCCGGCTACTATGTTCAACCTCTACTTGCCCATGGCCAACATCAAATGGAATATCCCGACGACACTTGTCACCCCACTTTATAGTGAGCTC includes:
- the LOC136225613 gene encoding pentatricopeptide repeat-containing protein At1g03560, mitochondrial-like isoform X2, whose amino-acid sequence is MRRLLRGIHFTICATVQFPQTHLPYNNGVPLYKVSLTHSRFLFTSNSLPPPEWIDPLIDLSDVISKTHQNAKPSPWVPQILNLLDGSSIMESNLDSYCHKFLIKLSPNFVSYILRSTEVQRKPDIASRFFTWAGKQKKYNHTLECYVSLIDVLSVNGDFDRVKSVFGQFRELGFLMNLWSSNSLIKSFGNLGMIEELLWVWRRMKENEIEPSLFTYNFLLNGLVNSKFIESAERVFEVMESGKVGPDVVTYNTMMKGYCEMGKTQKAFEKLRAMESRNVAPDKITYMTLIQTCYAEGDFDSCLSLYHEMDETGLEIPPHVFSLVIGGLCKQGKRVEGYTVFENMIEKGMKPNVAIYTALIDSNAKCGNMGEAMLLFERMKREGLEPDEVTYGVIINGLCKSGRTDEAMEYLEFCRGNGVAVNAMFYSSLIDGLGKSGRVDEAEKLFDEMVKRECSPDSYCYNALIDALAKSGKIDEALMVFERMEVEGCDQTVYTYTILISGLFREHRNEEALKVWDAMIDKGITPTVAAFRALSTGLCLSGKVDSRRPASWLMELLIGAEKYREEFVLFLLMP
- the LOC136225613 gene encoding pentatricopeptide repeat-containing protein At1g03560, mitochondrial-like isoform X1 — its product is MRRLLRGIHFTICATVQFPQTHLPYNNGVPLYKVSLTHSRFLFTSNSLPPPEWIDPLIDLSDVISKTHQNAKPSPWVPQILNLLDGSSIMESNLDSYCHKFLIKLSPNFVSYILRSTEVQRKPDIASRFFTWAGKQKKYNHTLECYVSLIDVLSVNGDFDRVKSVFGQFRELGFLMNLWSSNSLIKSFGNLGMIEELLWVWRRMKENEIEPSLFTYNFLLNGLVNSKFIESAERVFEVMESGKVGPDVVTYNTMMKGYCEMGKTQKAFEKLRAMESRNVAPDKITYMTLIQTCYAEGDFDSCLSLYHEMDETGLEIPPHVFSLVIGGLCKQGKRVEGYTVFENMIEKGMKPNVAIYTALIDSNAKCGNMGEAMLLFERMKREGLEPDEVTYGVIINGLCKSGRTDEAMEYLEFCRGNGVAVNAMFYSSLIDGLGKSGRVDEAEKLFDEMVKRECSPDSYCYNALIDALAKSGKIDEALMVFERMEVEGCDQTVYTYTILISGLFREHRNEEALKVWDAMIDKGITPTVAAFRALSTGLCLSGKVARACKVLDEMAPMGVIPENAFDDMLNVLCKAGRFKEACKLADGIVDRGREIPGRVRTVLINALRKAGNADLAIKLMHSKIGIGYDRMGSVKRRVKFRNLVES